TTAGGAACAGAAGTTGAGCTAGGTTGGAATGCATCTCGAATCCTCAATTTTACCATGTGTTTTAGGAAAGACTATGTTTGCACTGGTTAGAACTACTTATTGAACAAGCTAAATATCTGCATCTTGGTTGGTTGTAAAGGGCCACAGCTCATTTCTGTTCCTCAGCTTGGGCTTGGTGAGAAAGTATACGGAACACCGAAACGAAAAACTATCCCTTTCCAACCTGGCAAAACACAGGTTGGTCTTGAGCAAGGGTCTCTTTGTCTATTTGAGCAGAAAAAATGCAGACCttttattccaaaagaaaaagCTGCAAAGAAACCTGCCTTAGGTTTTCAATAAAATCCACAGAAGCACAGAAGTCTGCAGCTGGGAATCTGGAGAGCATCCAGCCTATTCCTCGGATAAGTGTTCCCACAAGGCACTCCTCCACCATAACAGGATTCCAAGGCCACACGTTTGGGTAACACTGCActctacttctttctttttgtgatcTACCAAGCATGGCATATTGGATACGGAAGTTTCTAGGAAATACAGCAAAAGGTACTTATTTTAATCAGTATGAACAAGTACTGGGCAAGTATGGGGTATGCCTTGGGAAACCCCGATTTAGTTCAATTTCTTGTTTTTTAGTTGGACAAAGTAAAGCCCAGAGAAGCTCAGTGGCTACCAAGATGACACAGTTTTGGTGGCAGACCCCGGAGCTCCCTGATCCCCTGCCTCACATGGTCATGGAGGCTGTGACCTTCTTCAGGGAAAGCACGGCCAAAGGGTGACAGGAAGGGAAAGTGGCCTTCCTGCATCTGGTGTTTGAAGTGCCAAGGTACTGTGTTCTGTGGCAGCAGGTCCTGACCTCATGGCCTTCCCCACAAAGGGAGCCTGAAGAGGGTTTTACTGCCATCATGAGAGGTCGCCTTTCCTGGCTTGCCAACTTGCTGTCATCGTGGGGTTGGGTTGCTATGTGACTTTTAACTTTGCCTTGTTTCTGGGCAGTATACATGTAAGTGTTCTTGTGTTCAAGCATTTAGATGCAGAAAGTCTTagctaattatatttttatctgaCTTTACATTGTACTGAGGATTTAAAAAAGTACCAAGCTCCCTACAGGAGTCCCTTGGTACCAGTGCACTCCTTTCCCCCGgttttgctgtactggggactgaacccagggctctgcatatgctaggcaaatgctctatcaccaAGCAACACGCTAGCCCTCTTATTTCTTTGAGAaggggtcttgccaagttgctcagaCGGCcttgcatgtgccactgtgtctggcctgGTTGATCTTTCAATGTTATCTGTGTTTGAATACAAATTTATCAGTCCTTTGTTACTCACAGATTAAGTCACTGTTTTCAAGCATAATCACGAGAGAGCCACATTGTTGGGACTCCATAAATGACACCCCTAAGCATGGCACTTTGACATGCTAAGTCCCAGAGCCAAGGTCTCAACCTCCCCCTGCCCTCATCCCTCCTAATCCTTGATCATCTTTCTCCCCAAGTGCAGGGGACATCTTTCTTGCAATTCCCTTACCTAACAGAAAGTCCCTTCCCAGGAAGAACTGACTCCTGAAGCAGTGACTGAAAATCAAACATCCCATTGTACAGCCCGAAAAACTGGCGGTCACTGTCTGTTCTGTGGCCCATGCATTTCCCTAAAATCATTTACTCCCCCCTTCCCCTGTAAAGAGGGCATGTAAGCCCCagcacttttctttctctccttttccttcactTTGTCATGACTGGGTGGGCAACGCAACCCTGAGCGGAGCATGCAGTCCTTTGAGAGTGCCGAAGTGAGGGCTGGAATCCCACTCTCCGCAGCAGAGGAGTTCACCCGAGGAGGGGCAAGAGTGTCCAGCTAGAGTTCCTCTTTTCATGGAAGCTAAGTGTTGGCAGCTCACAGCTCATTACAGGCAAATCTCTACTAGACATCAGAGAGAGAAGCTGGGAATAAACTTAGGTCTATTCATTAATGTGACTCAGAAATCTTGGGGGTTCTATTTCAGGATTGGTTTTTGTATATGAAATCCAGAAATAATTTCAACCTCTCAGCGCTCCAATTTTCTCCTGAAAGAAAGGGAAGCAAAGGCATCTACTTCATACTGGAGCCAGGGGGTTTGGTTGTGACTGCTATCTCTACATCTTTGGAAAACTGCAATGTGATCTCCAGGAGATGGTCACTTCTCTTCTACATTGGGTTTTTGGAAGAGTTAAGCTGATTTCCTGTTCTCTTCATGCTACCAGGAAAactggaataaaaacagaatgaatccTTTCCAAAATAAGTTTTAAGTTTGTAGAAGGAAAGAGATTTGCTAAATTTTCTTACTAAGTCACTAAAAATAAACCACTCGGGGCccgggctgtagctcagtggtagagcgctcgcctagcaacacatgaggcactgggttcaaacctcagcaccacataaaaaaatgaaataaagatatataaaataaataaataaacccctcCTGGAAACACTGTCTCATAGCCAATGGTCCCAACGCTGACAATGGTGCCCCACGGTGGGGACAACAGTCCTAGACACGCCCTTCTGATGGCCCAGGTATGAGCTGGTTGTTTTGGTGTTTGAGTTCCTCTTTTCTTGGAAGCTAAGTGTTCCCCCGCCCTGCCCTGGGGTAGGGTGTTGGAGCCTGTTTTGGTCCGATTTTCCTTGCTACCTGGTGAAAATGATAAAGATGCAACGAATATTACTTCAAGTTTATCAACTttcatagtaaaataaaatgttttaattcttttacAAAATTCAAAGTGGTTAGCATTTataactactactactactactactactactacttaaAGCATAGATTTATAATCttataataatttcaaaacaacTTACATCAGAATTTGTTAGAGTTGACAGTGGCTTGGGttattctgtttttctgtctGTTATTCTCCTAAAACCCAAGTGAccacatgtctatttttttttatctccaaaaGGAACTAAAGGACAGTTttgtaaatatacacacataaagtCTTTGCAGAGAAATTCCTATGCCCCAGCTTCCTGCCTGAGTGTTCATAGGAAACTTGAGGGGAGAGAAAGCAGGCCCTCAAGTACTCATTAGTAATAAGAAAGATTAGCAATTATGTTAGCACTGTAGAGATGAACTACTTAAAATCAGGCTTTATTAAGTTTCCTAAGTAACAAAGAAGGTGTCCACCTTTGATATGTTTTAGGGCTATACATATGCATTATTAATAGGgccctctttaaaaaaacaagcaaaaccaaaaataaactcaaatcaATTCATCAAGAGCACAAACCAGTCTCTGACCTTGCAAAGTGGGCAAAACAATGATAGGGATCTCAGGGTCTTGAGTCACAGGTGGGAGTTGCCTCAGGACCTTTGAAGCAACTGGAGGGTGGCCAGGTCATACCAGTGGAGCGAGGTGATGTCTTCTCAAAGGACTCAAGACCCATATCTGAATTCTGCACACAAGTAGAAGTTTTTTGATCTGCAAAATTTTATTAAGCAATAGCTGGACAACTTTTACAGTTTCaaatcatcaaggaaaaaaaataaggagattaATCCATCTCAGTAATAAAGGCAGAAAATAATTTGGACAAATCACATCATTTTGAATGCAAACCATTAATGCCTTCTAGAATACCTCCTGCACAATCTAATacacaaaatacatacatagagAGGTGAATAAGAGGAGCTCACTGAAATGCAATCGGGAAACTCAACAGATCTTGCCTGGAAAGTAAAACAAAGCAGGATGCTCAAGTAAAAACAAACGACGCTAGAGGAACCAGGTGCACAAAGCAGTGCACGCCCTTCCCAAGGTCTGAGAGAACATGCTGGTGGTCTTATGTGGTCTGGGACCTGTGTGCCTCATCACACACTTACAGGGttgggggaaggaagaaaaagaaaatgccagtAGTAATAAACTCAGAAGTGATGTTCAAATTTACAGTACCAAAATAATGCATTTATaaacaaatgcaaaaacaatACCCCTTTGGTAAATAATACAGTGCCTTTTTCACTCAAATGCATAACCCATGCTTTtttacaacatgaaaaaaaatttatctacAATAAACGAGATCTTAGAATCCTACCCCCCCACCCTTAAAAAGAACTTGTAAACAGAAAGTATAGGTACAAGTAAAATTACAAGAAAATTGCACAAAGTCaaagaaagggaaacaaaataaGCCACAACCTTTCAGAGTTTATCagccagagaaaagaaaatacccAAATGGCGCCATGTTCTGAGTCGTGTGTTCATACAAACTCCCAGGACCCAAACAACACTTCAGACACGTTTGTCTCGGCCAACTTTGTCCACAACCACAGACTTGGCCACATGATCTGCAGCCCACACACGGGTTCCTTTTTCACAGGTCCCTTTTCGATAAACCTTCGGATTAGAAGGTGGTGCAGCGCTGGGAGCAGAGGAGCACACTAAAGGATGGGATCCGCCTggattcctcctcctctcttcttcctgaacACACTCTCAATCAGTTATGGGGGAAAGTGGTGACTTATCTTAGGGCTATTTTCAAGGGCGCCCACTGAGTAGGGCACACTCAGGGGATTCCTCCGACTTGCCTGGAATCAGTGCTTTTGTGTAATTTTATGAGATCAAGCATGTTTTGAAACGTATTTAGAGGTGAACTTTCTAAAGATATTCTGTTAAATGCACTGGTTTATATTCAGCAGACAGCTCACAGACTCAGGAAAGGAAACACTTCTCCACAAAAAGGCAATGTTTTGAAACACACTTTCCACGCTTGTCAAGTGGGAAGATGAAGCTGCTCAGTTCTGAGCTCTCCGGCTGCTGGGGGAGTGTGGATGATAGTCCAGGCGCCTCTTCCATTTTCCAGATGGACAAAGCTGGATCTGGCAGCCCcagacttgcccaaggtcaccctcCAACCTTCTGCTCTGATTTCAGAGTGAACCTTAGATGTTTCTGCATGTCCTTGTGGACACCTAACAGTGGAGCGAGGGCTACAGATGAAAAACACCAACCTGCAAAAGCCTTTCATTTACACACCAATAGAGTCTTGAGAGCTTCCTCCTTCTTTGGCCCCAATTTTTCCCAGGTTAAACATTCAATGGGTATTTTGTGTACACATCCATGGCCTTTGGTTTGATGAGGTTAAGagctaaacaaatttaaaattggTTTTTATGTTTCTTAATATACAGATTCCCTCAAAAAGACCCCATGTAGTTTACTTTAtatttcactgatatttttaaatttaataaggtATCTTGACATTCATAAACTGCTACTAACAAGCACAAAGTACCTGGAATTCTGCTGCTTAAACTCCTCATATTGGTGGCATTAAACCTCTACGATGAAGTCAGACTCCATCACGGCGCCACGGCTGTAGCCAGCAGCTTCCACCTCACTGGGCAGGAGACCCTGCTTCTGACATGCCTCTGCAGACTCGGGCGAGCAGCCATCCCTGATGCACCCATCTGTGGCTCCTTGGGGGGAAAATAGCTTTCGGGGAGTCATTTGTTCTCATTAAGAAAAGTCCTAAAATGTACCCTTTTGTGGCTTTTGCATCTCAAAAACCAATCAGAACTGAAAGAACTAAAACTTATTTCTTAAGAATTTCACTAATGGGTCTCTCCATTTCCTATAATCCTTTATTatgaactgaaaatttaaaattctcaaaataaggGGAATTAGGGCATAACTGTCTCAAAGAAATATTCTCTTGTATATAATCAAtactacagaatttttaaaaaggatcacTTCTAAAGGATTAATAGGAACTTTTCCCAATTAGAAAGTTACAAATTACCCAGCAAAAACATCTTCTATTATATCCTCTTTATTTCTTGTGGTAAAGTACACTACCACCACATGAATCATTACAAAGAtactatttttctaaataaataataaaacggGCATAACTCACCAATACATAGTAACAAAATAATTCCTAGGAATACTATGAAAAGCAAGGTAATAATTATCTCTCGGACAACAGAACAGGGAAATTGTATTTAAATTACTTCAGAAACAGGCGATAACAATTATTGCACAACTAATAAGAAGCACTGAAACACCATATCAAGCTCCAGGAACTCATATAATAAGAATTAGATAAATCAAAATTTACCTATCAAACAGTTGGGTCTAATATTTTAATCTCTAACATTGGGAAACTCCAGTATTACCTGGGAGATGTCCTTCTCGTTAAAAACCTTGTTGGCATTTCTTTGGACTTAAGAGTGATGAGTGATATCTCCTCACTCTACAAAAGGAATGGGccagtttctttttctaattttaaatccaaatagggaattaatttttttttttaaatttgaaaatacttttctaagcatcttccatttttctgtttttaaataaaatccatatTTAGGAGTTAAAATCAACAGACAGTTCTTGTACTTTGGCCATAAACATCACCACAGGAATGAACACCAAACCACCATCAAAAAATGGACCGGACCTTGTGACAGACTGGGATACTGCGGAAGGGGGAGAGGCAGGCAAAGAGACTTGAGGCggattttttccccccctattAACAAAGAAGTAGAGAACCCACTCCCTAAAGTAAGATCGATAAttttaacaatgtttttttttccccccagtggtTTATTACCTTAGTAAACAGTCTATACAATTAATAaacagctttttgtttctttagagAAGATCCTAACTTTTGTCAAAGATTTGACTATGCTCCTAACTTTTAAAACCCTGGCAAATGCTGAAAATATTGtgtttataatttctatttcaatGGAAACATTTCTAGTTAATTGAATTTTAACATAgccaagaggaagaaaggagtgGTTTCAACTCAAGTCTAGTCCACAGTTTTAGGAAGAGAAAGGACAGAGCAATAATATTGGAAGGGAAAAATCATGTTTACAGTAATGGGTTCCAGGTTCAAAAACAAAAGGCAGAGGGAGGACAATGGCTGTTTCTCAGGAAGTGGATCTAGTGACTGACCACCACACTGTCTTGGAAAACTCCTTGCCCTACCCCGGGGCCAGGATCTTTCCCCTGCTGTCTCCTACCTTCTCCTGAAGTCAACCTCAATGATGATCATCATTGGTCCCATGGAACTCTGACACAGGATGAGACTAGTGGAGTCTCCCAACGTAAACATCCTTGGAAGAGGAGCTCAGCCCTTGCACAGGTCACACTCCTGAGTCACTCAGGTGTCTGCAAAGCATTGTGAGCCTGTCCAACATGCAGTTTCTTCCTCACCCATCATGCTTTCCCTGATATCACTCATGACCAAACTGCAGTTAAGCAGTGACAGCACCCCCATACAGAGCATGCTTTCATTAGTCAACAGAGTTCATTTGCCCAAATGCCTTTATTCCTCAAGTCACCTTTTAGGGAGTGGcacaatacaaataaattaaaagctgTCCCCATTCCCCCAGGAGAACCTGAATCTGCAGGATTTTTGGTTGTgatctttaaaaaagtttttgttttgcacTAGTGGTAATGTTGGAGGAGTAAAGGCCAGAAGTTGTGGAGAATGAACCTAACGCATATTCCCTATGTCTGAAAGAAAGGCAGGCTAGCAGGTGGTCTGTCTTCTCTCCAAGGCCCTTGTCCCAGGCACTGAGAAGCAGATCCAGGAGAACATTCAACAGCCAGGCTGTCCCTCCTGAAAGAACACCAGGCCCCTTGCACTCTTTGCTTCCAAAAGTCACAcgactgaaagaaaagaaagacagtaaAGGACAGCCAAATATGCGCAACGCCTGAGGGTTAGCGCCCCTCTGGCCTGAGGGCTCTTCCTGCCCGGCTGACATCTCCGGTCTTTCTGGCACCAGCAGTGCAGGCTCCTCCTCCCAGGGCTCCTCGGCGTCTTCTCTCCACACCAATCTCTTCATTTGAGGCGCTGAGTCACATTGGCCAGAGCCACTGCAAAGGCCTGCACAGCTGAGAAGGGGTACTGGAAGTCCAGAATGTATGCATTGCCGTCAATCCGTCCAAACTGCATCACCTGGGGGGAGGGGTGGCAGGGAGCAAAGACACGAAAGGAAACAAGGTGGGAAAGAGGCCACCAGGTCTGCTGGCTCCTGATGGAAGCACACAGCACAGTCCGTGAGTAGTTCTTCAGGAAGAAGGTAATATATGAAACCAAAAATTGAAACATCAACAAATAGAAGCATGTTCTTTGCAAATATGATGGCAAATACTAGGAAAAAACCAACCACTAGGAAACACCTGCCTCAGGGGGAAAAGGTGCCATTAGGTGGGTATGGTGGAGCAGGATCTCGTTTTCCTTACAAATCTCATGGAATCGTTTGACTAATAATACTTAGTACATGCACttggattaaaaatacataagataGCAGTGGGCATACTCAGAATCATAATCCTAATGGCTCCACCTCAGAGACATTAGTTGTTTCCTCCCATCCTGCTTGGCTTCTTTTTATGgtcctgggtattgaacccagatccTTGCCTATGCTAGATAAGAGATCTTTTGACTGAGCTATGCCCCCCAAacccttattttgagacagggtctccctaagttgcccaagctggccttgaacttgtgatccttctgcctcggtctcctgagtagctgagattacaggtgcatgtcaccatgcctggctctcacTCGGCCTTCTGAAGTTTTCCTGGAAGGCCAAAGCACTGATATCCTTCACTTAGTGGCCACAGCCCTGCAACTTTCTTACCTGCCGCCCCTCCAGCTCGATCTGGAAGTTCTTGGCCGACTCCTGGGTCACCCGCCCTCCAAAGTCCAGCTGGTACACCTGTGTAGCCTCGTTCCACAGAGGTTGCTTGTTGGCCATCACGTACACAAATCCCTGGCTGCCCAGACGCCCATCCTCCTTCTCACTGGCTTTGCGGCACTTGAACTCCTCCAGCTCACTGGCTGTGCGCAGACTCCTCTTGCTTTTCCACCCCTTCTTGCTGCCCTGGCTTTGGTTCATCAGCTCGTCCCCGCTGATGAACAGCTCGGGCTCACTCTCTGAGCTGTCCTGGAACTCGTTGGTTTTGTTCAACTTCTTTGACTTCAGCTGGTCTTTCTGactcttcactttctttttttctctccctagGCGAGGGCTGGAGATGAGCGAGTTAAAGTCACTCAGAGTCCTAGCCTCCTTCTTCACTTTACCCTCAGTGATGGCCTGAACACTTCCTTCCTCTGCTCGGCTGTCCAGTCGCTTCCGGTTCTTCTTTCCAAATTTTTCAGTCCGCTGGGGAACAGGGCTTTCAGTCAGGGAGAGGACTTCTTGGAAGTTGTCTGCGGTCTCTACCATCACCTCTGTACCCATGTGGCTTTGGAGGTCAGGTGGTGGTGGGGACACGAGGGGCTTCTCCACCACCACGTGGGGCTTGGGGGGAAGAGTGGCCTGGGGGTTCTGCACGGGGGGGCAGGTGCTATAGGAACTCCACGGGTGCAAGGCGATAGGTGGCAGCTGTAAACTGGAGCACGTGCTGCTTCCTGGGTACATGGGGGGCAAGGTGCAGTACGAGAGGCTGGGCGGGTGCGCTGGCTGCAGGACAACGGCAGACTCCTGTGGTGCAAACTGTGTTGGGGACAGGGCATCTTTGGGGGAGCAGGGAGCCTGCACTCCAGGCAAAGGGGTGTTATAGCTTCCTGGATATGGAACTCCCATTCCATAGCCTGTCTGGAAAGTGGCAGTAGGGCTGGCAGGAGACTTGGGGGAGACAAAGGGTACTCGGGTCACATCCAGGTGCTGGCTCTGCCCTAACATTAGAGGGGGCAGTTTTAAGGGGTTGGGCACCGAAGTCTGTGCTGTCCTTTCCTGGGGGACCCAAACATCCTCACCCAGCACAGGGTCCCACTGATAAGGGGGAGGCCGCTTCACAGTGACAGCAGCTTCGGGCAGCGGGGGGTGCCTAGGGGCCTTCTCAAGCTGACAGTGCTGGGACAGGGCCTCGTCCTCTGTGAAGGCTGAGTTCACGTAGTCAGTGCGGTCGCGGGCACTGTCGGGCGGGCTGAGGAGGCTGTAAGAGGACTGGGAGGCCAACGGGGAGGTGCTGACAGCATGGGCCAGAATGGTGCCTGACTGTGCGCTGGGCCCCGCGCCACTGCACTGGCTACAGGTGTACAAGGCTGGCGGGGGCCGCGCAGGGAGTTGTGCCACTGCTCCCCCAGGGCCACCCTTGGGCTTGGCCAGGGGCTGCAGTGGGGCTCGGGAGCTATCAGCCAGCTGGGCCATCTTGAGTGCAACCTCACGGTTGTTCCTCCGCAGGGTGGCATGGATGAGGCTGTTATCCAGTCTCTGGGCAGCACTCCGCCCCTGGGCCAGCTGGCTAGCAATTTCGGGATATGGGGGTGGGTCCCCTGTGGGTATGGAGTAGCGAGGGACTGTCAGGCGGTTTAGGGTGGCACTGGTGCAGGGCTGGGAGACCTTCTTCTCAGTGGCGGTGAGCCTCAAGGTAGCTGAGCTGCCTGGGCCGGGGAGGGTGTAGGTGTTCTGGGAGCAGAGCATCCGCGTGCGAGGCCGGCACACCTCCTCCACGTTGCCGCTGCTGTCGAAGGTAGTGATCCTCTCGTAGCCCAGTGGGGGCTGGTAATGTACTGATgtagggtagagagagaagtcCCCTTTCTTCAAGCACACATCCACTGGGGCCTGTGGAGGTGGCAGAGGGGGTGGGGGTGCCGCTGTGGTGGGGGCAGCAGGGATGGTTCCTGGGTAGGGGGGTGGGGGATTCATCTTCGTCACCTGGATCTCCTGGGGGGCACTGAAGACCACTGTATCCCCCTCTGCTGCCAGCTGAGGCACCGGCCGCAGGGCCTTGGTGGACTTCTGTAGGTGTTCATGGTCTCGGTCTCCGTGGTCCACCACAGACAGCTGCATGGCCCCCTGTggtggcggcggcggtggcggtaAGGGCAACTGAGGAGGGTTCTGAATGATGCGGCCCATTTCCACACCTCCAAAAATCACCTGACCAGGGTTGGAGTACCGGTTGGAGACTGGGTATTGGGTGGCACTGTCAACTGCATGTTCTGCTGCCCCCACCACTGTAGTTTGATTGGTCAGGATGTCCAGCTGCACATTCTGATTGGCCAGCAGAGACTGTACCAGGCCAATGCTCTGTGTGGGAGACATAGCTTGAGCTGAGCTGTGAATTGGTGCAATAGGGATATTCACGGTACAAGGTGGGTTGTTCTCAGGGACACCAGATGCTCCTGTCACTGAAAGGAAACTGGAATAAGAACTGCTTGCAAAAGAGTGTTGTGAAATAGGGTCAGAATAAGCAATACATCTGGACTTATCCTACCCTTAGCATGTAAAAGGCAAATGCTAGAGAATGAGCTGTGTTTGTTTAGAGAGAGGGCGACTGTTCCCCAAACTACTCTGTTTCTGGAAGGGCACACAGTAGCCTGACTGTTCTGTGGGTTAAGGGCATTGCCAGAGCTTTTCAATGAACAAAGATGGAACCTTCTGCATTTGGTACCAGGTGCCTGAATGATGCCATTACAAATAACTTCAGTTAAAGAAACCTGAGGGCAGTTGTGTAGTGTGGAACTCTACTGGGGACTTACAATGTCTAGGCTTCCAACCTATCCATAATTGTGGATTGGTTAGAGTGGGAAGTGTTTCCAACACATACACATCTGAAATTTGTACACAAATTAAGATTCTGTAAGTAGAATCACCTAAAATGTAGAAAAACCAATAAAGAATCTGCTAGCAAATGTGCATATTGGGTGAAGAATAATTTCATGGGTTAGGCAGCCCTAATTAAATGCTCTTTGGCATTTCAGACACTACGGAAGGTAGAGCTACTGAACAAAACCCTATCAACACTCCCTATGGCATGCGGTGAGGATTTCATGGAGCATGCGTGTGAACCACACCGGCAGGCAGCTGCTCAGAGCTGCTGTCTGTACCCATGTCGGAAGTGCACCCTGGCAGTTGAGCTCTTAGAAGCCTAATGAGCCACTGTGGCTCCTGTTCAGAGAACGCTTCCATTGACTCAGAAGCCCGAAGGATGGGGCTAACTGCCATGTGGCAACTAGTCCCTGGGCAGGAAACAGAT
This portion of the Marmota flaviventris isolate mMarFla1 chromosome 6, mMarFla1.hap1, whole genome shotgun sequence genome encodes:
- the Tulp4 gene encoding tubby-related protein 4 isoform X1; amino-acid sequence: MYAAVEHGPVLCSDSNILCLSWKGRVPKSEKEKPVCRRRYYEEGWLATGNGRGVVGVTFTSSHCRRDRSTPQRINFNLRGHNSEVVLVRWNEPYQKLATCDADGGIFVWIQYEGRWSVELVNDRGAQVSDFTWSHDGTQALISYRDGFVLVGSVSGQRHWSSEINLESQITCGIWTPDDQQVLFGTADGQVIVMDCHGRMLAHVLLHESDGILSMSWNYPIFLVEDSSESDTDSDDYSPPQDGPAAYPIPVQNIKPLLTVSFTSGDISLMNNYDDLSPTVIRSGLKEVVAQWCTQGDLLAVAGMERQTQLSELPNGPLLKSAMVKFYNVRGEHIFTLDTLVQRPIISICWGHRDSRLLMASGPALYVVRVEHRVSSLQLLCQQAIASTLREDKDVSKLTLPPRLCSYLSTAFIPTIKPPIPDPNNMRDFVSYPSAGNERLHCTMKRTEDDPEVGGPCYTLYLEYLGGLVPILKGRRISKLRPEFVIMDPRTDSKTDEIYGNSLISTVIDSCNCSDSSDIELSDDWAAKKSPKISRASKSPKLPRISIEARKSPKLPRAAQEISRSPRLPMRKPSIGSPSLTRREFPFEDITQHNYLAQVTSNIWGTKFKIVGLAAFLPTNLGAVIYKTSLLHLQPRQMTIYLPEVRKISMDYINLPVFNPNVFSEDEDDLPVTGASGVPENNPPCTVNIPIAPIHSSAQAMSPTQSIGLVQSLLANQNVQLDILTNQTTVVGAAEHAVDSATQYPVSNRYSNPGQVIFGGVEMGRIIQNPPQLPLPPPPPPPQGAMQLSVVDHGDRDHEHLQKSTKALRPVPQLAAEGDTVVFSAPQEIQVTKMNPPPPYPGTIPAAPTTAAPPPPLPPPQAPVDVCLKKGDFSLYPTSVHYQPPLGYERITTFDSSGNVEEVCRPRTRMLCSQNTYTLPGPGSSATLRLTATEKKVSQPCTSATLNRLTVPRYSIPTGDPPPYPEIASQLAQGRSAAQRLDNSLIHATLRRNNREVALKMAQLADSSRAPLQPLAKPKGGPGGAVAQLPARPPPALYTCSQCSGAGPSAQSGTILAHAVSTSPLASQSSYSLLSPPDSARDRTDYVNSAFTEDEALSQHCQLEKAPRHPPLPEAAVTVKRPPPYQWDPVLGEDVWVPQERTAQTSVPNPLKLPPLMLGQSQHLDVTRVPFVSPKSPASPTATFQTGYGMGVPYPGSYNTPLPGVQAPCSPKDALSPTQFAPQESAVVLQPAHPPSLSYCTLPPMYPGSSTCSSLQLPPIALHPWSSYSTCPPVQNPQATLPPKPHVVVEKPLVSPPPPDLQSHMGTEVMVETADNFQEVLSLTESPVPQRTEKFGKKNRKRLDSRAEEGSVQAITEGKVKKEARTLSDFNSLISSPRLGREKKKVKSQKDQLKSKKLNKTNEFQDSSESEPELFISGDELMNQSQGSKKGWKSKRSLRTASELEEFKCRKASEKEDGRLGSQGFVYVMANKQPLWNEATQVYQLDFGGRVTQESAKNFQIELEGRQVMQFGRIDGNAYILDFQYPFSAVQAFAVALANVTQRLK